In Polyangia bacterium, a genomic segment contains:
- a CDS encoding GGDEF domain-containing protein, translated as MQEHAQLLREVTELRLLRDHAYHDPLTGLRNARYLQIRLNEELQRGGPLGAGAGSLVLLDIDGMGRLNQRHGRAAGDSALRWLSRQLTATVRVSDVCCRTGADRFMLILPDTDRAGAETTVIRIAQAVSAARGEPWMPLGFSRGLATWPKDARDCRDLLGVAARSLEDDQRRQRSGRARLRLVP; from the coding sequence TTGCAGGAGCACGCTCAGCTTCTGCGCGAGGTGACCGAGCTGCGCTTGCTGCGCGACCACGCCTATCACGATCCGCTGACCGGCCTGCGCAACGCTCGCTATTTGCAGATTCGCCTGAACGAAGAGCTGCAGCGGGGTGGTCCGCTGGGAGCGGGCGCCGGGTCTCTGGTGCTGCTGGACATCGACGGGATGGGACGTCTGAACCAGCGCCACGGCCGCGCCGCCGGTGACAGCGCGCTTCGCTGGCTCAGCCGGCAGCTCACAGCGACGGTGCGCGTATCGGACGTCTGCTGCCGGACGGGCGCTGACCGCTTCATGCTGATCCTCCCCGACACCGATCGCGCCGGCGCCGAGACCACGGTCATTCGCATCGCGCAGGCGGTGAGCGCCGCCCGGGGCGAGCCGTGGATGCCCCTCGGCTTCAGTCGAGGCCTGGCCACCTGGCCGAAAGACGCGCGTGACTGTCGCGACCTGCTCGGCGTTGCCGCGCGATCGCTGGAAGACGATCAACGTCGCCAGCGCTCCGGCCGCGCGCGCCTGCGCCTGGTTCCCTGA